A genomic region of Micromonospora sp. NBRC 110009 contains the following coding sequences:
- a CDS encoding ABC transporter permease, with protein sequence MFRFILRRLLQMVLAFFGTTLIVYALMFAGQGDPIQALAGERPVTAAQRAYLTQKYHLDQTGVGGFFYRYFDYVKSLLQGDLGQSLTGRQIGDILQQAWPVTVKLALIALAVAIVFGVTAGVIAGIRRASIFDNSTLVLTLLVLGIPTIVLAPLAQYFLGVKWQLFPPTAGAQPSFYALLLPGIVLGSLSLATALRLTRTSVAENLRADYVRTARSKGLVKRRIVSVHVLRNSLIPVVTFLGVELGNLMSGAIITEGVFNIPGVGFNLFRGIRTEDGPLVVGIVSVLVVVYLISNLVVDVLYAVLDPRIRYE encoded by the coding sequence ATGTTCCGCTTCATCCTGCGGCGCCTCCTGCAGATGGTCCTCGCGTTCTTCGGGACCACGCTGATCGTCTACGCGCTGATGTTCGCCGGGCAGGGCGACCCGATCCAGGCCCTCGCCGGGGAGCGGCCGGTGACGGCGGCCCAGCGGGCGTACCTCACGCAGAAGTACCACCTGGACCAGACCGGCGTGGGCGGCTTCTTCTACCGCTACTTCGACTACGTGAAGAGCCTGCTCCAGGGCGACCTGGGCCAGTCGCTCACCGGCCGGCAGATCGGCGACATCCTTCAGCAGGCCTGGCCGGTCACCGTGAAGCTGGCGCTGATCGCGCTCGCCGTGGCCATCGTCTTCGGCGTCACGGCCGGCGTGATCGCGGGCATCCGGCGGGCCAGCATCTTCGACAACTCCACCCTGGTGCTCACCCTGCTGGTGCTCGGCATCCCGACGATCGTGCTCGCCCCGCTGGCCCAGTACTTCCTCGGCGTGAAATGGCAGCTCTTCCCGCCCACCGCCGGGGCCCAACCGAGCTTCTACGCGCTGCTGCTGCCCGGCATCGTGCTCGGCTCGCTGTCGCTGGCCACCGCCTTGCGGCTGACCCGCACCTCGGTGGCGGAGAACCTGCGCGCCGACTACGTCCGGACCGCCCGGTCGAAGGGCCTGGTCAAGCGGCGGATCGTCAGCGTCCACGTGCTGCGCAACTCGCTCATCCCGGTGGTCACCTTCCTCGGCGTCGAGTTGGGCAACCTGATGAGCGGCGCGATCATCACCGAGGGCGTGTTCAACATCCCCGGCGTCGGCTTCAACCTCTTCCGCGGCATCCGCACCGAGGACGGCCCCCTGGTGGTGGGCATCGTCAGCGTGCTCGTCGTGGTCTACCTGATCTCCAACCTGGTGGTGGACGTCCTGTACGCCGTACTCGACCCGAGGATCCGCTATGAGTGA